One window of Nymphaea colorata isolate Beijing-Zhang1983 chromosome 11, ASM883128v2, whole genome shotgun sequence genomic DNA carries:
- the LOC116263801 gene encoding enoyl-CoA delta isomerase 3-like has translation MCTLERHGRIFVLRLAGETEHRLTQGLCSDILHALDAVDDPSSGAAALVTTNDGRFFSNGLDLAWADYDRAARLPSLLASFEQVALRYLRLGVPTVAAVRGHAAGAGFLLAMAHDYRVMRRDRGFLYFAAVDVGVQIPAGSMALLSAKMGGRAMRDAVLRGRKWTAEEAAAAGMVDRVAQSAAEAEAEAVAEAEELAAKGWLRHVYRNLRVGMYADAVAKMEENVRQEAGGARADGTRE, from the coding sequence ATGTGCACGCTGGAACGCCATGGCAGGATTTTCGTTCTCCGGCTCGCCGGCGAGACGGAGCACCGATTAACGCAGGGCCTTTGTTCGGACATCCTCCACGCACTAGACGCCGTCGACGACCCCTCCTCTGGCGCGGCGGCCCTTGTGACCACGAACGACGGGCGGTTCTTCTCCAACGGGCTCGACCTCGCCTGGGCCGACTACGATCGAGCGGCCCGGCTCCCGTCGCTCCTCGCCTCCTTCGAGCAGGTGGCCCTCCGCTACCTCCGCCTCGGCGTCCCAACCGTCGCTGCCGTCCGGGGCCACGCGGCGGGCGCCGGTTTCCTCCTCGCGATGGCTCACGACTACAGGGTGATGAGGCGCGACCGGGGCTTCCTGTACTTTGCGGCCGTGGACGTCGGTGTCCAGATCCCGGCGGGTTCGATGGCGCTCCTCTCGGCAAAGATGGGCGGCCGGGCGATGCGGGACGCGGTGCTGCGTGGGCGGAAATGGACTGCGGAGGAGGCCGCCGCAGCTGGGATGGTGGATCGGGTAGCGCAGAGCGCGGCGGAAGCGGAGGCTGAGGCGGTGGCGGAGGCGGAGGAACTCGCCGCGAAGGGGTGGTTGAGGCACGTGTATCGGAACCTTCGGGTTGGGATGTACGCCGACGCGGTGGCGAAGATGGAGGAGAACGTCCGGCAGGAGGCCGGTGGCGCGCGTGCGGATGGCACGCGGGAATAG